AGAAAAGTATTGGTGCACTCACCTCTTTTCTGTCGTATACGTGTGAAGTGCAAGTGGGATTATTAATTATGAATacagttgttattgttattattattattcattcttCTTGGGTGAAGTTACTGTTTAAAAGCTCTGAAAACCTATTTAGGCAAGACTTTATTTAACAGGTCAAGTCATTTCATAATCACTATAAACTGATATCTGAAGATTTTGGTATTATAAGCGTTCTGGTTTCTCTGTATAGTCTGAggagtattgaccaatcaggtttgatcaggctttggttgaatgcaggtaaacagtccatgtTGAGAGCAAATGAGGTGGAAAGCATTGGCTGGAATGCAATCTCTGAACCCATCGTCTATcatctgatgatgatttagctttttagtGGTTTACAGTTAGCTTGTAAACTGCAATCTCatgtctcaagttgctaatcggactgtaaacaatgagcagtgcacggaagaggaagtcttggccctgATATCCGCTGACTACACCGGAACCCCCGAAATATTGACCGTTGACATCAGAggctaaatcatcgtcagaccgatagccgattGGTTCCAGATTGGTAATTTCCCAATCATTTTCCAGGACATTTCCAGGAGAGGGCGGTGTAATCTGCTACTTCATAAAGGGAAAATACAAAGTTTTGATACAGTTATGTCAGTTTAGTTTGTGTTGAGTTTATGAGCTCCAGCAGTACATTGCTGCCACTATGATAAAAGTTTCaacattcaagattcaagagttttattgttgttatgtcACGTACTCATACAGGGTGAGCAGTGAAATGCAAAGTGGCAGTGCGCACAAGATTGTGCAAACAACAActatacaaatatatttaaaatgtaatacaaaTTAAAGGGACAAAGGTATtatttttacagtaaatataagtGTGAATAGTATAATAAGTGTATGTGTATTCTCTGTATGTAGctctatgaatgtgtgtgtgtgtgtgtgtgtgtgtgtgtgtgtgtgaaggtgtgtgtgtgaaggtgtgtggaTAAGAGGGGCAGCGTGTGGCGCTTGGCTGGCGCCCTGGTGAGTTCAGAGTTCACAGTCCAGATGGCCTGGGGAAAGAaactctctcagtctctctgtttTGGCTGCGTGCCTGCATGGCTGCGTGGCTGCATGGCTGCGTGGCTGCGGAGGCGCTTACCTGACCGCAGCAGCTGGAACAGTCTGTTGTTTGGGTGGTGAGGATCCTTCATAATCCTACAGGCTCTGGTTCTGCACCTCCTGGTGTACAAGTCCTGCAGGGAGGGGAGTGTGGTTCCAGTAGTGCGTTCGGCAGAGCCCTCCTGTCCTGCGCGGAGCTGTTGCTAAACCAGGCAGTGATGCTTCCTGTCAGGATGCTCTCTGCAGCTCCAGAGTAGAAATACTGAAGGATCCTCAGGGAGACTCTGAATATCTTCAGCTGTCGGAGGTGGTGAAGgcgctgccttgccttgcctttaaAGGCATATTTGCTTAGTTTTTCTTTACATGAAAAGTTTCTTGGAGTTTACATccatatctgtccaaaatgtcatcactacatcatttgATCCTTTAGgacatgtgtgtgaaattgtcataattagcgtaggaattcttgagttatggccaataacgtgttttgtgagatcacagtgacctttgaccaccaaattctaatcaggtcatccttgagtccaagtggacatttgtgccaaatttgaagaaattccctccaggcgttacTGAGACATCACAAGAATGAtccggacggacggacggacaacccgaaaacatcaTCATGCCGCCGCGCCGGCGATAGCTGTGGCTAGAGGCATTATGTAAAAACATTTACCGAAACATAAAACTATCATGCTTTCAAATTATGAATAGGAATTTGATGTGTGGAAAATCTGTTAACTGCAGACAGATGATTCAAAGACATGTTTATTcattctgtattttattaatgtaatgATGGTACATTAGGACAGAACAAAAAAATGCTTTGTGAAAGAATCTCTGTATTTATGAGTCGATCCACAGAAAATCTATCTATATTtagataattaattaatcagttAAGTCATTTTATCAATTGAAAACACTCAACTATTCTTTGGTGTCAGCTTCTCCAGTGTGAGGATTTAatgattttctctgttttctatcATTGTAAGCTGATTATCTTTGGATGCTTTTGTCCAAATATATCATCAAAAATTGCAACCTTGCATAAAAACAGGTGAAGTTATTTTTGGGGCGTGTAAAGTTTGTCCATAGCTTGAAGGTAAGAAGGAGCAGTTCCTTTCAATGCCTTATAGGCCAACATCAGTCTAAAGTCTCGAACTGGATGTGTCGGAGGAGccgctggttctggttctgtattcacatttcttttagcGTATCCTGAATGTTATTTAACAGAAACACGGGACTCTCCCAGATGATGTAACGATCTCTTATGTTTATGTTATGACCACCAGTTTTAATTCATTCAACTTTGTTTCTGATAAATCATGTTATGTACTTAAAGACTGTATATTGGAAGTGGACGTCGTCACCGTGACGTCGccactttcatgaactgaaaacacaccgtgaaagggttaaagttgtaagatgaaaacacagacaactcccagaccggacaacgccgtgatagcgacctgtcaatcacaaagtagccacgccctaaagcaccccctgctttatggcctatttgactctaaatgggaccataatttactaaatgaacatcatgctgtattgaagaagacttgaaactagcaactgagaccataaactcatgtttacaatgtttcctgaggtaataaatcaagtgagaggtaggctcattttctcatagacttctatacaatcacatttgtctttgcaaccagaggagtcgccccctgctggctattaggaagaatgcaagtttaaggcacttcagcttcggcttcacttttcagatccgaAGGCTGCCGCCTGTTTGTACGTCAGTTTGGCAGACAGctctaaatactacaatacccatgaTCCTCGGCCACCGTTGCCATAGAGAAGAAGCCAGTCAAAGGCGGAAGCTTCACAATAGAAAGAGAAGGTTGGTCTAGGGGTTAGCACTATTGATGATCAGTTTAAACCTCTTCAATCTGACCACTGAGACTAGACTGCAGAGGGCCCAAAGTAAAACATTCTAACTCAGTATTTAGAGCCCAGTTTCACCGTTGTGGTTCAATAATGATCGAGGGTCACTGATGTTTTTTACTGGACTAGTCAACATTCAGGTTCAACAGTATTCTCCCATCATGCAACACTGTGGGGACATCAACTATATGGAAGTTTGAATCatttcattacatttggtgCCTGAATTACATTGTTTTTATCTCGTACACACGTGAACACAGTTATTCATCTTTTGTAGTGATTCAACCAGGAACATTTCATGTCCATCAAAGCTGTAGTCAACGTGAGTCACATAACATTATCTATGGGAAAAATGAACGGTACTTTTACGTCTGTAGCTCTTCATCAGTTGTGGCTTGGTTACAGGTGGGAAAATGAAGTTGCACCAGGGTTTGCGCCGCCGTACAGATGCTCCCTCAGAAAGACCAGCATCTTCCTCCAGGCGTCTTCTTGAGCGTGAGAATGTGCCACCATTTCGCCGCCCCACAGAACCACCACTGCAAAGACAACAGGCAACTGAAACAGCCGTCACACCTCCAAACTCAAGTCCTGATTTTGGCACCTTAACTTTGAATCATTCAGAGATAAATCTTCCCGGTCTGAGGGTCAACCTACCCGTCTGAGATGATGGGCCGACAGTTGTGAAGGTGCTGGCTCGGGCGAACGGTGTGAACGGAGGTTCGATCAGGTGACCGGCGTTCGGGTACGACAGGACAGTCAGCAGGTGGCTGTTCCCCGCCTGCTTCATCATCTCCTTCATCtggaaaacaggaagtaaaaaacCTATTGTCATATTTGTATGTTTAATTCCTGACATTAAAAGGTCTGTGAGCAAAATGTTGCTTTTCACTAAATTCAATACATTATTTTGCATGAGATCTAACACAATAACATGCcagcataaaaaataacacaaaaaaacatttggtccTGGTGAAAACAACATATATTTTGTTGAGATTCTTGTGTGCAGAGGTGTGTAAAAACACTACATAGTTTGGTTTGCAACAATAGAAACTGTTACACCACTTTGCTCTATTCCTTGTTATATCCCTTTATGTTTGCtgtgtttgtaaaataaaatgacatctGAAATTTTTTGTGTGCTCTATTTATTCATATAATTAATTAACTTTacttatcttttatttaataatggcCATTTTGTAATTCAATATATTCCAGTAACGATTCAGTTTCCTCTCAGCAACCAGTAAAGTTTAATCCTGGAGCTTCAAACCTCTGGACCCAGCTTGTTATTCACACAGGATGTCGTCATGTCAGTAAACTCACGTCCATTGCAGACTCCTGGGCGGGCCAGTTCTGATCGTCCTCAGCGACAACCAGCAACAGAGGACACTTGAGTCGTCCCACCTGCTCagagacaaacagcagcagcgttTCAGCTTTTATCACCGGCTGCAGCTTTGAATATCTATATCACCTGTGGAATCATTTATCTGTGGATTTTTGAGGCATTACTCAGAGCTAGAGAGGCAAGATTAGCCACAGATACTTCACTTTGTTGTAGACTCAGCTGAAAACgaaagaatataaaataaattcatcCACATCGCCGTTTAGTCTCTAAACACATAGATACAACATAATGCAAACCATCTGCAGTGCAGAACTTTTGTCTCCCCCCTCTGGCAGTGAgagtaaatacacaaacactgtggacaTGCTGATGACATATGCCTGCAGGTGAGCTCACCACATCTCCCCCCGCCTCCAGGAGCGCTCTCTTCAAGTCTTCCCTTGCAAATAAGGCCAGAgggaaataaaattaaaaaaaaggaaaataactttaatccttcctctgaatgccaagttatttttttttatctggagCATCCACTCCCGAAACTTTGGTTGGGCGCTTCTTAGGATTTAGGAGTATTGCCATATTCCTAGCTGCTGCTCCGTCGCTATGGTCTCCCCCTTCCTGTCCCCTTTAGCTCTGGCCGGTTGGTATAAAACGCATCACTTCTGGCGCACCAGCAAGGGAAAGTCGCCACAGACACCACAACTACGGTATACTACAAAATACAGAGAGCTTTCCCTGGTGGCAATAGGCTTAATCAACATTGTGTGAACTTGGGCTTGACATTTTGTGTATGGGTTCTGGGTGTTTcatatcttgtgtgtgtgtgtgtgtgtgtgtgtgtgtgtgtgtgtgtttgtgtgtgtgtgtgtgtgtgtgtgtgtgtgtgtgtgtgtgtatgtgtgtgtatgtgtgcgtgtgcgtgtgtgtgtgtgtgtgtgtgtgtgtgtgtgaaaagtcCGAAATAAAATAATCCCAAAAAGAGGAAAAGGCAGAGAGAAATTCTGCCTGGTGGTACTCACGTCCACTTTGAGTGAGGGGTCAGTGGGGATGGGCAGCAGCAGATCTCGCCAGATCACGTGATTCTCCTCGGTGAAGCGAGTCTTATCAACGTTTCTGATTGgacaacataaaaacactgaaaaatgcTTCAGAGAAAGATCAAAGTTTGTCCTGAGGGTGGCGCTAAAGGAAAGGTCTTGGGGTCATTCAAATGTAAGGTTCATTCTCTGGAGAGAGCAAAAATATGAAAGTAACTGAAGGAAGATCAACTTACTGGTTATAGGCAATAAATGTTTGCTCCATAGTTGCGTCAATCGGCTGCACATGACTCCCACTAATACACACTATACACCTGAGctgagagaccagagaccacacacacacacacacacacacacacacacacacacacacacacacacacacacagaggtttaCACATGACCAGTGGAGACGGAAACCTGAAATCATTTTAATGGACAAGCAAGATCCaaaaagtgacacagaacagCAAAACTACACAAAATGACAAAGGAGCAATTTATAAAACAACTTTATGTGGaaacaacaattattattatctgaCTATCAACTTAGAGCTTCATGAGCAGCCAGAACACTGAGCAGAAACGTGGCACTGATTAAGGGGTCTccattgtttcctttttttttcgaTCTATGATGATATTTCCCAGAAtttactttgttactttgttttTGGGCTGGAGATCCctgttagtttagtttttagtaAACTCCCTTTTCAGTTTAGGGTTATGAGCTGGGTGCGACAACCCATTGCGTGGCCGGCCCAGCGACTTCCCCCTCTTTTGTTCATTTAACTGGGATCTCCAACCCTTTGTTTGCTTAGTTGCattctgacatttatttttttcctgactGATAATAGATTGTTTCCTTTTCACATAACTGTCTCATGGCGTCCTTTCTAGCTTCGTTCTCTCCAGAGCCTTCGTTAGTTTGAGAGGCCGCAAcattgttcatgaatgaatctgttagtgtgttttggccaaatcgttgctctccacacactatggGTTCAAAACTGTTCAATTTAACACAACATGTCGTTATCTGTGTggtctcacattttcaacatctgttaagatttgaaaaatcttttagcgTGGGCCAGCCTCAAGCTGTATCAAGATGATGGAAGTAACTTTCAGCTAGCCGTCTTACCTTTACAACTTTGGAGTAAACCGCTGTTTTGAGGGTGACACTGGTGCCGAAGGAAAGACCCATCATGGCGATCCTGCTGCTGAGGATCTGAGGATGCTGCTCCAGGAGTCTGTAGGCAGTCTGCAGCAGGAAAACATGTCAGAAAACAAACTGTTACAGCTGTATCACAGAGGCCAGGCTTTGAACATTTTGTGATACAGGCAGAAAAGaaattttaagtttaagtttgtGTGGATTTTCATACTTTATATTAACATGCATATAAACCAAGATTGCACTCTGTATTGTAGAGGATGAAGCTTTGTACGTCTTTCTTCATTTCTTGCGGTCTACATCCTTTTATCTGGTATTCAGTGTTAGATGACATAAACCTTGTGACATCTATAATAACTCAAActtcaaatatttttaattggcaACACGTTTCCATGAACCAGCTCTCATTATGTCTTGGTAGTTTACAGGCTGCTGTAATCTGGGTGTGATCTTTGACTCTCACCTTTCCTCTCAGTGTCAGGCGACTAAAGTTGTGAAATCACGTTTTAAGAAACAGTCAGTTATGTTATCTTTGTCTTATCTAAATCTTCAGATAATAATTCACACATCTGTCCTGGAGGAACGATCATTTCTGTGATGATTTTCCTTAGATTTCCCTTTTTCCTATTAAAagggtttttcctctccaacagtGGATCTGCATTTAGAGATAAATGAAAAACCTTTCCAGCCAATGAAACCTGGTGTCAAACTGTTAAACTAGAAAACAGTTATGAACATATTACACCATTGAGGTTAATCTTtgattgtagcaggctcagttagAGCTCTGGTAGAGCTAGAGCGAAGGTCCAAAGGTAGTCgaaattttggcgtggaaaaactgtcatggcaaatttcaaaggggtcccttgacctctgacctcaagatatgtgaatgaaaatgggttctatgggtacccatgagtctccctttacagacgtgcccactttatgataataacatgcaatttggggcaaaaaccattcAGTCTTTTGAATACAgtagaaatgtgttatttccgcctatactaaaatggtgtatttgaatatttctgcatactggggtccctaaaaagtcttgaattacataaattaggtaacactgtaaagctgagactcttttggatccaatgagcccatctgtattcatgtgtgatgatgttagtccccatagtagccatttcattgtagtgagaccatgttttggaacttgacctcactgtataaaatgacctgtggtgacctctaggataatcacagcctcatgaaactttacagccacaaactagagacctagagcattcagagaatggatggctttcctagctagattgacaataagggggtttctgagcagtttacacaacagaagtgctcgccatccaatcgccaagaaaaatgcaattcatgcagaaatctccaaatgttacaactttttggtaccaaatcacagcatggctttttctgctccgcagcgaaagctggaccggagaggccagacacataGCCACCTGacattaaagatcaaagtaagcgcgctacacctattgaccgtcatcttttcttgtaaaatgtccattGTAATCgctaacaccggtgttgtcacgactttattaaccggtgggaaaatttcctcaccgtcacatccctattAGAGGGTCAGGCCCGGTGctacatatttataatattattaaagtAGAAATGTAGCAATAATAATAGTGTTatggaaattaatttaatatcaaGTTAAACTAACAAAAACTCTGAATGACACTTCCTCCTGTTGTCTTTAATGCCAACACTAGTCTCTGATCTGTAAAGGTCAATGAACTTCTGAACCAGATTTTATGTGTTAAGTGACGCATAAACAGAAAGATAACAGACACACATCCTGGTGTCTGCAGCAAAGACTTTTAACCCACATAACTTAACATGAACCTGACTTAATGTGACTCTTTCTGTCTCACAgccaaaataaatgattattaaCAGGATGCAGGTTGCACTTCATGATCACACCATGTCCTCTGTAGTCTTGATAGAAATTTTTGGGAGagcaatttatattttattatttaaagttaCACTTAGTCTGTCTTTTAAAGGCAGATATCCGGCCAAAATCGCAGACAATGCACTgaatactcaatatgtgtactatcgttcaacatacttttgtgtgaataaacagtagcatGTATGTTTTCAgatgcactgagcagtaatttagaTACTCATCAGGTTTTACCTCAAAGTACTCATTGTCCACCATCTTCCCAGTTTCAATGGTGACTTTAGGTGTCAGGTAGTCGAGGGCCAGGGAGGCGAAGCCGTGAGAAGCCAGCAGCGCTGAGCGGTACTCCACCAACTTCCCTGCACCCCCCCACAGGTCCAGGAGGCCGGGGAAAGGTCCCGGTCCTTCAGACGAGTCAAAACACCAAAAACAATTCTCAGTTTACACAACAATGATATTGTTTATCTGATCTTCTCTAGGAATATATCTGATGGAAACATTTTTCACTTGTCTGTTGGCGTGCAAAGAAGACGAGAGGACAGGATCAACTGGTCGGCTTAAGActggtgtctgtgtgtattgttttatgctgtcgggtttgaatgtgtgtgacaTTCATGGTGTTCATGTATTTCAGCCCTGCTTCCCAGCTGGgaagacacactgacagctgttgttgcctgtcagtttgtcatgttatgatttgagcatatgttttatgctagatgcagtacctgtgagggtttctggacaatatttgtcatttttttgtgttgttaacatacatttgcataaagcagcatatttgtccactcccatgttgataagagtatttaatacttggcagccctagttttaacatttaatcggtatgtattttaatgtttggtaataaagtgtttttaagattattaatatttgtttcTCTGCAGAGCGTCAGTCGGCCATTAGCTGCTCTTGCCTTGGGGCTATTTTCACTGTTTGCTTATGGGCTTTTTTGGGGTTTCTTTTCTGTCTAGTCCACTCTGGCAAGTGAGCCAGTAGTGGGCAGACTAGTTTTTCCTCTGGTCCTAcctgaggggaggaagagggtcGCAGTGAGTCCGTTCTCTGTAACCGGGATCCTGCGGACGCCGGGCGCCATGTACCAGCGCTCCACCACCACACCGGCCAGCGGTACCTGATCCACGAAGCCCTCAGTCTGGTGACCCTGGTACACCGAGATTTTGACCTCCATGGGAGTCTGGACGTTCATCTTCCTCATCCTGAGGGATGATGGGAAAGAGTTGACTCTGACACTGATTCGGTATTGATTGGTATCATCTGAACAGCTCTATCCTTGTCGGTCTACCTGAGCCAAGGTTTGCTGCCTGGAACGGGTCTGAGGCTCCACATTAGACCCATCGGTTCAACTCCAGAATATGTCCCGCCCAGACTGAGATCCTCTGAAACTGTACGGTAAAAGGCATGAAAAATTATTTCAAATTTTGATGTTCATTTTTTCCAAAAAGCTGCTTATTTTTATAAcgaaatgtgttttgctgtaaATAACAAACTTTAAGATGACtgaaaacatttctaaaataattttctttaattttccaGGTCTAGGTATTGAACCACGTACCGTTCACAGTCCCGGTGGTGTTGGCGGTGTAGTGAGCGAACGCCTCCCAGCTGTGTCCATCATCACACTGGTAGAGGGCGTAGATGGTCAGCTGGGAACCAGGGAAGACGTTCTGGACCAGGACGATAAACTTCTCATCCATGAGCCCTCTGGACGGCTCGACCGACAACTTCACACAACCCTGCTTCCTGTCCATCCTGATTCAACTGAACATATACATAAACTGTGTGGGACCAAGTTGCTgccccatatactgtatatacagacgtggacaaaaatgttggtacccttccgttaaagaaagaaaaacccacaatggtcactaaagtaacttgaaactgacaaaagtaataataaataaaaattcactgaaaattaactaatgaaaatcagctattgtttttgaattgtggttcaacagaatcattttaaaaaacaaacaaatgaaactggcctggacaaaaatgatggtacccctagaaaagattgaaaataatttgaccacagggaaatattaaactaaggtgtgtcctgtaaatagcatcacaggtatcttcaaacttgtaatcagtcagcctgcctatttaaagggtgaaaagtagtcactgtgctgtttggtgtcatggtgtgtaccacactgaacatggaccacagaaagctaaggagagagttgtctcaggagattagaaagaaaattatagacaagcatgttaaaggtaaaggctataagaccatctccaagcagcttgtggatggatggatggatggatggatggatggatggatggatggatggatggatggatggatggatggatggatggatggatggatggatggatggatgatggaggggtggatggatggatggatggatggataaactgATCAGACTCTACTCTGTGAATGGTTCCTAAAGACAGCTTGAGTTTGTCAAGCTTGCTCTGAATCATGGTCCTCTCTTGTTAACACGATGATGAGAGTTCTTCAACTGAACCTTCTCAAACAGATGATTCCTCAAGTCATTGTATTCGGAAAAATGGGGCATAACATCAAATTCATTCTCGAcaacacaaaagcaaaaaaaaaatgttcgtCAGGAATACCTTTATATCTGCCTACCTCAGTTACCAGTGTTAAGTGCCAGTTCTTAACTGGGCACAAAATGTCCTAGAGTAGTATTCATTAACCACGCATATTAATCTATAAACTCATCAAGTTACTTATTACATGATGAGCACACATCAGCTCTAGTTCATCCAGTTTGTTCAAaactcaatatatttttttatttgttaactgTGCATATCCTCAATATCTGCAAAAAGgaatttatttgtctttgttaaAGGGTTTTTTGGTTGGAGTTTTTCTTATCCAAATCGAAGGTCTAAAGATAGAGGGTttcgtatgctgtacagattgtaaattcccttgaggcaaatttgcgATATTGGACTGTATAGATAAAAATGGACTTGACTTGAACTCCTTTCCAATACTAAAGAGCAGGTATCCAATTTTGAAGACAAACATCTAAAAACagctaaatatatacatgtgaATTTCTGTACAACGGCCTGAATTTTAACTCAAAGTCCCTTAAAAGACTTAATGTTATGCCCCAGCTTCCCTTAAATGCTTATTTATTCCTTAAATTGTAAACACTTACTGTACAAGCAGATTGAGAACAGATGCAGACCTCACAGCCTTCTTCTTCAGGTTTGGTGTGTATAAGCCACTGATTGACCGctgatttttatttaacctgaaGTTCAGCTTCACAGGCTGGAGCTTCAGTCTCCTCCCACAGCAACATCACTCTTTCTGGACACAAAATGCCACCGTCGAGTCCAGATTTAGTCAACGCACACTGTTCAGAAGGTGCAGCAGTTTAACCAAAAAGCATCCCCTCACCAGCCCATGCATTGATCACATGCACGGACCAATAGTCTGTGGCTTGGCGCATGGTCTTCACATGATCAGAAAGTGCTGTTATTCCAATCACCTTCTGCGCAGATCACAATCCTCATTTGTCCTCCAACTCAGCTCAGCATCAGTGTTGCACTTTTCTGGActcttttatctttatttattgatatgGTCTTTCCTGTGCGTCCATGAGAATGTGAGTATTTGTTATAGTTGTCTATTGTTTAGTATCTGCATcgctataataattataaagtCACATGTATCATGTTATAATGCTCATGCTTGTGTTTCTATAATAGTTTGAATGAgaagttgtgtgtttatgtgtcaaCATCACAATTACTCATATCACCCTCTGTGTGCACTCTGCTCATTGTACTGCCTGAGAGTCTGAGTCTGCTATTTGTTGACGCTCCCTTATAGTTAAGAAGGCTGTGTTCTCCTCCTTTTACTCCTGTTTAAACTGTTTAGCTTGCATTGTATTTCATACaatactgtttgtttattattatttcatgttacTAATACCTGctcatgtttttgtattttattttctgtatttagtaaccactatccacactattcataaaaggatttaaaaaccatcttcaatcaataaatgagtggtatctcaaagagagtgtgtgtgacctggactaattgatacatcatcatcatattcatgttCTTACCGGACAACCTGTGGAGATTGTAAATGACATTCATAGAACCATCATCTAAAgggttcattcactcagcatCACTAAGGTCACAAGTTTGGTATCCATTACACCAACGCCTATTTTACACACACTTGGATCTTGTATGGAAGAAAAGTATTGGTGCACTCACCTCTTTTCTGTCGTATACGTGTGAAGTGCAAGTGGGATTATTAATTATGAATacagttgttattgttattattattattcattcttCTTGGGTGAAGTTACTGTTTAAAAGCTCTGAAAACCTATTTAGGCAAGACTTTATTTAACAGGTCAAGTCATTTCATAATCACTATAAACTGATATCTGAAGATTTTGGTATTATAAGCGTTCTGGTTTCTCTGTATAGTCTGAggagtattgaccaatcaggtttgatcaggctttggttgaatgcaggtaaacagtccatgtTGAGAGCAAATGAGGTGGAAAGCATTGGCTGGAATGCAATCTCTGAACCCATCGTCTATcatctgatgatgatttagctttttagtGGTTTACAGTTAGCTTGTAAACTGCAATCTCatgtctcaagttgctaatcggactgtaaacaatgagcagtgcacggaagaggaagtcttggccctgATATCCGCTGACTACACCGGAACCCCCGAAATATTGACCGTTGACATCAGAggctaaatcatcgtcagaccgatagccgattGGTTCCAGATTGGTAATTTC
The nucleotide sequence above comes from Sebastes fasciatus isolate fSebFas1 chromosome 4, fSebFas1.pri, whole genome shotgun sequence. Encoded proteins:
- the LOC141766597 gene encoding peroxisomal succinyl-coenzyme A thioesterase-like isoform X1, translated to MDRKQGCVKLSVEPSRGLMDEKFIVLVQNVFPGSQLTIYALYQCDDGHSWEAFAHYTANTTGTVNVSEDLSLGGTYSGVEPMGLMWSLRPVPGSKPWLRMRKMNVQTPMEVKISVYQGHQTEGFVDQVPLAGVVVERWYMAPGVRRIPVTENGLTATLFLPSGPGPFPGLLDLWGGAGKLVEYRSALLASHGFASLALDYLTPKVTIETGKMVDNEYFETAYRLLEQHPQILSSRIAMMGLSFGTSVTLKTAVYSKVVKLRCIVCISGSHVQPIDATMEQTFIAYNQNVDKTRFTEENHVIWRDLLLPIPTDPSLKVDVGRLKCPLLLVVAEDDQNWPAQESAMDMKEMMKQAGNSHLLTVLSYPNAGHLIEPPFTPFARASTFTTVGPSSQTVVVLWGGEMVAHSHAQEDAWRKMLVFLREHLYGGANPGATSFSHL
- the LOC141766597 gene encoding peroxisomal succinyl-coenzyme A thioesterase-like isoform X2; the protein is MDRKQGCVKLSVEPSRGLMDEKFIVLVQNVFPGSQLTIYALYQCDDGHSWEAFAHYTANTTGTVNVSEDLSLGGTYSGVEPMGLMWSLRPVPGSKPWLRMRKMNVQTPMEVKISVYQGHQTEGFVDQVPLAGVVVERWYMAPGVRRIPVTENGLTATLFLPSGPGPFPGLLDLWGGAGKLVEYRSALLASHGFASLALDYLTPKVTIETGKMVDNEYFELRCIVCISGSHVQPIDATMEQTFIAYNQNVDKTRFTEENHVIWRDLLLPIPTDPSLKVDVGRLKCPLLLVVAEDDQNWPAQESAMDMKEMMKQAGNSHLLTVLSYPNAGHLIEPPFTPFARASTFTTVGPSSQTVVVLWGGEMVAHSHAQEDAWRKMLVFLREHLYGGANPGATSFSHL